A window from Lytechinus pictus isolate F3 Inbred chromosome 9, Lp3.0, whole genome shotgun sequence encodes these proteins:
- the LOC129268669 gene encoding retinol dehydrogenase 8-like isoform X1 translates to MAQKVTLITGCSTGIGLTIAAKLGKDAAKKYLVYSTMRNLGKKDELEAASGDALNDTMIIRPLDVVNDDSVKKCVDEIIKEHGRIDVVINNAGVASFNPIEYSPMSDVRDVMETNFFGVVRMMQSVLPYMKEQRSGHIINVSSIAGVLAHPFYETYCASKHAMEALTEAVACRMKDFDVKITSVVPGPIATNINANIVEGNRLPPRQKIDPITREQLKYLYAHQKHHFSNEVQPVEEVAEIVQKIIEMDLSNGPVRFQTSDYVRERADMKYSDFGAVTWMNHIRKILCEPVDSESNPKQDESMV, encoded by the exons ATGGCCCAAAAAGTTACGCTCATTACAGGATGCTCCACCGGCATAGGACTCACTATAGCAGCGAAACTCGGCAAGGATGCAGCgaaaaaatatttggtttattCAACCATGAGAAACCTGGGTAAAAAGGATGAACTTGAGGCTGCCTCAGGTGACGCCCTCAACGACACGATGATTATTCGTCCTCTCGATGTTGTCAATGATGACTCGGTAAAGAAATGCGTCGATGAAATCATCAAAGAACATGGTCGAATTGACGTTGTCA TTAACAATGCTGGTGTCGCCTCATTCAACCCGATCGAGTACTCACCAATGTCAGACGTTCGGGACGTGATGGAAACAAACTTCTTCGGCGTTGTCCGCATGATGCAGAGCGTACTACCCTACATGAAGGAACAACGCTCGGGACATATTATCAACGTTAGCTCCATTGCTGGTGTCCTAG CTCACCCTTTTTATGAGACGTACTGTGCTTCTAAGCACGCAATGGAAGCGCTTACAGAAGCAGTGGCTTGTAGGATGAAAGATTTTGACGTCAA AATAACATCTGTAGTACCTGGTCCCATTGCTACAAACATAAACGCAAACATTGTGGAAGGGAACCGACTTCCGCCAAGACAAAAGATTGACCCTATCACCAGAGAACAACTCAAATATCTATATGCACATCAGAA ACATCACTTTTCGAATGAAGTCCAGCCTGTGGAGGAGGTTGCAGAGATCGTTCAGAAGATAATTGAGATGGACCTTTCTAACGGGCCGGTTCGGTTTCAAACCAGCGACTATGTACGAGAGAGAGCCGACATGAAGTATTCGGATTTCGGAGCTGTCACGTGGATGAATCATATTCGGAAAATCCTCTGTGAGCCGGTCGATTCCGAATCGAACCCGAAGCAAGATGAATCCATGGTctaa
- the LOC129268669 gene encoding retinol dehydrogenase 8-like isoform X2, whose protein sequence is MAQKVTLITGCSTGIGLTIAAKLGKDAAKKYLVYSTMRNLGKKDELEAASGDALNDTMIIRPLDVVNDDSVKKCVDEIIKEHGRIDVVINNAGVASFNPIEYSPMSDVRDVMETNFFGVVRMMQSVLPYMKEQRSGHIINVSSIAGVLAHPFYETYCASKHAMEALTEAVACRMKDFDVKHHFSNEVQPVEEVAEIVQKIIEMDLSNGPVRFQTSDYVRERADMKYSDFGAVTWMNHIRKILCEPVDSESNPKQDESMV, encoded by the exons ATGGCCCAAAAAGTTACGCTCATTACAGGATGCTCCACCGGCATAGGACTCACTATAGCAGCGAAACTCGGCAAGGATGCAGCgaaaaaatatttggtttattCAACCATGAGAAACCTGGGTAAAAAGGATGAACTTGAGGCTGCCTCAGGTGACGCCCTCAACGACACGATGATTATTCGTCCTCTCGATGTTGTCAATGATGACTCGGTAAAGAAATGCGTCGATGAAATCATCAAAGAACATGGTCGAATTGACGTTGTCA TTAACAATGCTGGTGTCGCCTCATTCAACCCGATCGAGTACTCACCAATGTCAGACGTTCGGGACGTGATGGAAACAAACTTCTTCGGCGTTGTCCGCATGATGCAGAGCGTACTACCCTACATGAAGGAACAACGCTCGGGACATATTATCAACGTTAGCTCCATTGCTGGTGTCCTAG CTCACCCTTTTTATGAGACGTACTGTGCTTCTAAGCACGCAATGGAAGCGCTTACAGAAGCAGTGGCTTGTAGGATGAAAGATTTTGACGTCAA ACATCACTTTTCGAATGAAGTCCAGCCTGTGGAGGAGGTTGCAGAGATCGTTCAGAAGATAATTGAGATGGACCTTTCTAACGGGCCGGTTCGGTTTCAAACCAGCGACTATGTACGAGAGAGAGCCGACATGAAGTATTCGGATTTCGGAGCTGTCACGTGGATGAATCATATTCGGAAAATCCTCTGTGAGCCGGTCGATTCCGAATCGAACCCGAAGCAAGATGAATCCATGGTctaa